Proteins from a single region of Starkeya sp. ORNL1:
- the ffh gene encoding signal recognition particle protein — protein sequence MFDSLSDRLGGILDRLKKRGALSEADVNEAMREVRRALIEADVALDVVRSFIDKVRARAVGAEVVKSVTPGQMVVKIVHDELVATLGSDAKPIDLEAAPPVPILMVGLQGSGKTTSTAKIAKRLTERGNRKVLMASLDTRRPAAMEQLATLGKQVGVETLPIVAGQSAVQIARRAMEAARLGGFDVVMLDTAGRVTLDEALMAEVAEVKATARPHEVLLVADSLTGQDAVNTAKAFDERVGLTGIVLTRADGDGRGGAALSMRAVTGKPIKLIGTGEKMDALEDFDPRRVAGRILGMGDVVSLVEKAVENIDAEKAMAAAERMRKGNFDLEDLRGQLEQMEKLGGLGGLMGMLPGVGKMKNQMANAGLDDRMIKRQKAIIDSMTRKERRNPKVLDGSRRKRIAAGSGTKVEDVNKLMKMHRQMADMMKMMGGPAGKRGPMAGLANMFGMGGGMPSPEALKQMAEKMPGGLPNGGMPGGLPAKFPGNLPGLPGGLPGLGPKPGGLPGLPGFPPKKK from the coding sequence ATGTTCGATTCACTCAGTGACCGCCTTGGCGGCATACTGGACCGGCTGAAGAAGCGCGGCGCTCTCTCCGAGGCCGACGTGAACGAGGCCATGCGCGAAGTACGCCGCGCGCTGATCGAAGCCGACGTCGCGCTCGACGTGGTGCGCTCCTTCATCGACAAGGTGCGCGCCCGCGCGGTCGGCGCCGAGGTGGTGAAATCCGTCACCCCCGGCCAGATGGTCGTCAAGATCGTCCATGACGAGCTGGTGGCGACACTCGGCTCCGATGCCAAGCCGATCGATCTGGAGGCCGCGCCGCCGGTGCCGATCCTGATGGTCGGCCTGCAGGGCTCGGGCAAGACCACCTCGACCGCCAAGATCGCCAAGCGCCTCACCGAGCGGGGGAACCGCAAGGTGCTGATGGCCTCGCTCGACACTCGCCGCCCGGCGGCGATGGAGCAACTGGCTACCCTCGGCAAGCAGGTCGGCGTCGAAACGCTGCCGATCGTTGCCGGGCAGAGCGCGGTGCAGATCGCCCGCCGCGCCATGGAGGCTGCGCGCCTCGGCGGCTTCGACGTCGTGATGCTCGACACCGCCGGCCGCGTCACGCTCGACGAGGCGCTGATGGCCGAGGTCGCCGAGGTGAAGGCGACGGCGCGTCCGCACGAAGTGCTGCTGGTCGCCGACAGCCTCACCGGCCAGGACGCGGTGAACACCGCGAAGGCGTTCGACGAGCGCGTCGGGCTGACCGGCATCGTGCTGACCCGCGCCGATGGCGACGGGCGCGGCGGCGCCGCGCTCTCGATGCGCGCGGTGACCGGCAAGCCGATCAAGCTGATCGGCACCGGCGAAAAGATGGACGCGCTGGAGGATTTCGATCCCCGCCGCGTCGCCGGCCGCATCCTCGGCATGGGCGACGTCGTCTCCCTCGTCGAGAAGGCGGTCGAGAACATCGACGCCGAAAAGGCGATGGCCGCCGCCGAGCGGATGCGCAAGGGCAATTTCGACCTTGAGGACCTGCGCGGCCAGCTCGAGCAGATGGAGAAGCTCGGCGGCCTTGGCGGGCTGATGGGCATGCTGCCCGGCGTCGGCAAGATGAAGAACCAGATGGCCAATGCCGGTCTCGACGACCGCATGATCAAGCGCCAGAAGGCGATCATCGATTCGATGACCCGCAAGGAGCGGCGCAATCCGAAGGTGCTCGACGGCTCGCGCCGCAAGCGCATTGCCGCCGGCTCTGGCACCAAGGTCGAAGACGTCAACAAGCTGATGAAGATGCACCGCCAGATGGCGGACATGATGAAGATGATGGGCGGGCCCGCCGGCAAGCGCGGCCCGATGGCCGGCCTCGCCAACATGTTCGGCATGGGCGGCGGCATGCCCTCGCCGGAAGCCCTGAAGCAGATGGCGGAAAAGATGCCGGGAGGGCTGCCCAATGGCGGCATGCCCGGCGGTCTCCCCGCGAAATTCCCCGGCAACCTTCCCGGACTTCCGGGCGGATTGCCGGGCCTCGGCCCGAAGCCGGGCGGCCTTCCCGGGCTGCCGGGCTTCCCGCCGAAGAAGAAATAG
- the rplS gene encoding 50S ribosomal protein L19, which produces MVDIIAQLDAEQIEKLSAVKTLPDFQPGDTVIVNVRVKEGERTRVQAYEGVVIARSGGGINENFTVRKISYGEGVERVFPLYSPNIDSLKVVRRGKVRRAKLYYLRDRRGKSARIAERQDKPGTVKGKAKGPAVTAAE; this is translated from the coding sequence ATGGTTGATATTATCGCGCAGCTCGATGCCGAGCAGATCGAGAAGCTCTCCGCCGTAAAGACCCTTCCGGACTTCCAGCCGGGCGACACGGTGATCGTGAACGTCCGCGTCAAGGAAGGCGAGCGCACCCGCGTCCAGGCCTATGAAGGCGTGGTGATCGCGCGCTCCGGCGGCGGGATCAATGAGAACTTCACTGTTCGCAAGATCTCCTATGGCGAGGGCGTCGAGCGCGTCTTCCCGCTCTATTCGCCGAACATCGACAGCCTGAAGGTTGTCCGTCGCGGCAAGGTGCGTCGCGCCAAGCTGTATTATCTGCGTGACCGCCGCGGCAAGTCGGCCCGTATCGCCGAGCGCCAGGACAAGCCCGGCACGGTCAAGGGCAAGGCCAAGGGCCCGGCCGTCACTGCCGCCGAGTGA
- the leuD gene encoding 3-isopropylmalate dehydratase small subunit, with the protein MDKFTTLTGVAAPLHLVNVDTDMIIPARYLKTIKRTGLGKSLFYELRYNEDGSENPNFVLNKPAYRNAQILIAGDNFGCGSSREHAPWALLDHGIRCVISTSFADIFYNNCFKNGILPIKVTHEQLQALFDDASRGSNATVSVDLESQTIKGPDGGTISFEIDPFRKHCLLNGLDDIGLTEAKAGVIQSYETRLAAERPWA; encoded by the coding sequence ATGGACAAGTTCACCACGCTGACCGGGGTCGCGGCGCCGCTGCATCTCGTCAATGTCGACACCGACATGATCATCCCCGCGCGGTACCTCAAGACGATCAAGCGCACCGGCCTCGGCAAGAGCCTGTTCTATGAGCTGCGCTACAATGAGGATGGCAGCGAGAACCCGAATTTCGTGCTGAACAAGCCGGCCTATCGCAACGCCCAGATCCTGATCGCCGGCGACAATTTCGGCTGCGGCTCCTCGCGCGAGCACGCGCCGTGGGCGCTGCTGGACCACGGCATTCGCTGCGTGATCTCCACCTCGTTCGCCGACATCTTCTACAATAACTGCTTCAAGAACGGCATCCTGCCGATCAAGGTGACGCATGAACAGCTGCAGGCGCTGTTCGACGACGCCTCGCGCGGCTCCAACGCGACGGTCTCGGTCGATCTGGAATCGCAGACCATCAAGGGGCCGGACGGCGGCACGATCAGCTTCGAGATCGATCCGTTCCGCAAGCATTGCCTGCTGAACGGGCTCGACGATATCGGCCTCACCGAGGCCAAGGCTGGCGTCATCCAGTCCTACGAGACCCGGCTCGCCGCCGAGCGGCCCTGGGCCTGA
- the trmD gene encoding tRNA (guanosine(37)-N1)-methyltransferase TrmD: MWRASVLTIFPEMFPGPLGLSLAGRALGTAWSVEAIDPRDHATDRHRSVDDTPAGGGPGMVMRVDVLARAVDAAAPEGDTRPRLLMTPRGRPLTQARVRELAAGEGVVIVCGRFEGVDERLVAARGLEEVSIADVVLSGGEIGAFVLLDACVRLLAGVMGHPESGTEESFSDGLLEYPQYTRPAVFEGQGIPEVLTSGDHAKVAKWRRAQSQAATRERRPDLWQAHEALAHDGSATNRE, encoded by the coding sequence ATGTGGCGCGCCTCCGTTCTCACCATCTTCCCGGAGATGTTTCCGGGCCCGCTCGGCCTCTCGCTGGCCGGGCGCGCGCTCGGTACGGCGTGGAGCGTCGAGGCCATCGATCCGCGCGATCATGCCACCGACCGCCACCGTTCGGTCGACGATACGCCGGCCGGCGGCGGGCCGGGCATGGTGATGCGGGTCGACGTGCTGGCGCGTGCCGTCGATGCCGCCGCGCCCGAAGGTGATACCCGCCCGCGCCTGCTGATGACCCCGCGTGGCCGCCCACTGACGCAGGCCCGGGTGCGCGAACTGGCGGCGGGGGAGGGGGTCGTCATCGTCTGTGGGCGGTTCGAGGGGGTCGACGAGCGCCTCGTCGCGGCGCGTGGGCTCGAGGAGGTCTCGATCGCCGATGTCGTGCTCTCCGGCGGCGAGATCGGCGCTTTCGTGCTGCTCGACGCCTGCGTCCGGCTGCTGGCGGGGGTGATGGGCCATCCGGAATCCGGCACCGAGGAGAGCTTCTCCGACGGGCTGCTGGAATACCCGCAATATACAAGGCCGGCGGTGTTCGAGGGGCAGGGAATTCCCGAGGTGCTTACCTCCGGGGATCACGCGAAGGTCGCCAAATGGCGGCGTGCGCAGTCGCAGGCCGCCACCCGCGAGCGCCGGCCGGACTTGTGGCAGGCGCATGAGGCACTTGCGCATGACGGTTCTGCGACGAATAGGGAATGA
- a CDS encoding efflux RND transporter periplasmic adaptor subunit, giving the protein MNLRPALVGLLALVALSGCSPNEAAPAPPTRPVLSVVATPRDDATISFTGTVQPRFSRDLGFRVLGRVVARDVDVGQTVKAGQLLASLDPMTLSLAVRQIEAELAKAEAQLVYATATKDRKKALLAQKVASQADLDTAEEALATANAAVVRARAGLDKAKEQLSYTRLVSDTDGIVTAVNAEVGQTVNAGDTVVTVAQAEIREAMVDVPDEMAQSLKVGDPFATTLQVDPGIAARGRVREIAPQADAATRTRRIRITLDAPPPTFRIGTTVTATPSRTELASIDLPPSALLKADGRSFVWVVDEKALTVSRKPVEVASDLGGTLRIKSGIDAGARVVTAGVNSLAEGQRVRIDPEMIP; this is encoded by the coding sequence ATGAATCTTCGTCCAGCTCTCGTCGGCCTCCTCGCTCTGGTCGCGCTCAGCGGCTGTTCGCCGAACGAAGCGGCTCCAGCGCCGCCGACGCGCCCCGTGCTGTCCGTCGTGGCCACGCCTCGGGACGACGCAACCATCAGCTTCACCGGTACGGTCCAGCCTCGCTTTTCCCGCGATCTCGGCTTTCGCGTGCTTGGCCGCGTGGTCGCGCGCGACGTCGATGTCGGGCAGACGGTCAAGGCCGGCCAGCTTCTCGCCTCGCTCGATCCGATGACGCTCAGTCTCGCGGTCCGGCAGATCGAAGCGGAACTTGCGAAGGCGGAGGCTCAACTCGTCTACGCGACCGCCACTAAAGATCGCAAGAAAGCGCTTCTCGCCCAGAAGGTCGCCTCGCAAGCCGATCTCGACACCGCCGAGGAGGCTCTCGCCACCGCGAACGCCGCCGTGGTGCGTGCGCGCGCCGGCCTCGACAAGGCGAAGGAGCAACTGTCTTACACCCGCCTCGTCTCCGACACCGACGGCATCGTCACCGCGGTGAACGCCGAGGTCGGCCAGACGGTCAATGCCGGCGACACCGTCGTCACCGTGGCGCAGGCCGAGATACGCGAAGCCATGGTCGACGTTCCCGACGAGATGGCGCAGTCGCTGAAGGTGGGGGACCCGTTTGCGACGACGCTCCAGGTCGACCCCGGCATAGCGGCACGCGGACGCGTGCGCGAAATCGCGCCGCAGGCCGACGCCGCAACCCGGACGCGGCGCATCCGCATCACGCTCGATGCACCGCCGCCGACCTTCCGCATCGGGACGACCGTCACCGCGACCCCCAGCCGGACTGAACTCGCCTCCATCGACTTGCCGCCCTCCGCATTGCTGAAAGCCGATGGCCGTTCGTTCGTCTGGGTCGTCGACGAGAAGGCCCTGACCGTGTCGCGCAAGCCCGTGGAGGTCGCGAGCGATCTCGGTGGAACGCTTCGGATAAAGAGCGGAATCGACGCGGGAGCCCGGGTCGTGACCGCCGGTGTGAACAGCCTCGCCGAAGGCCAGAGGGTCAGGATCGACCCGGAGATGATCCCATGA
- the rimM gene encoding ribosome maturation factor RimM (Essential for efficient processing of 16S rRNA), producing MPTDRILLARIGAPHGVRGEVRLFVFGADAEALRRYSPLTDETGKRKFRITTMRPGKEHFVARLEGVDTREAAEALTNVGLHVTRTQLPPIEDEDDFYHADLIGLAAVTVEGAAFGTVVAVHNFGADDILEIAPTEKGKTLMLPFTKAVVPAVDIKGGTVTINPAEWAREDEPPPEADRE from the coding sequence ATGCCCACCGACCGCATCCTCCTCGCCCGCATCGGCGCGCCGCATGGCGTGAGGGGAGAGGTGCGGCTGTTCGTGTTCGGCGCCGATGCCGAGGCGCTGCGCCGCTATTCCCCGCTCACCGACGAGACCGGGAAGCGGAAATTCCGCATCACGACGATGCGGCCGGGCAAGGAGCATTTCGTCGCCCGTCTGGAAGGCGTCGACACGCGCGAGGCGGCGGAGGCGCTGACCAATGTCGGCCTCCATGTCACGCGCACGCAATTGCCGCCGATCGAGGACGAGGACGATTTCTACCACGCCGACCTGATCGGCCTGGCGGCCGTGACCGTCGAGGGCGCGGCCTTCGGCACCGTCGTCGCCGTGCACAATTTTGGCGCCGACGACATTCTCGAAATCGCGCCGACGGAGAAGGGCAAGACCCTGATGCTGCCGTTCACCAAGGCCGTGGTGCCGGCGGTCGACATCAAGGGCGGCACGGTGACGATCAATCCGGCGGAATGGGCCAGGGAAGACGAGCCGCCGCCGGAAGCGGACCGGGAATAG
- the rpsP gene encoding 30S ribosomal protein S16: MSLKIRLARGGAKKRPYYRIVVADSRSPRDGRFIEKIGTFDPLKPKDAADRFTLDVEKAKAWLAKGAQPTDRVARFLDGLDIKKREVRNNPEKAVPGKKAQERAAAAAKAAEAAAAPTE; this comes from the coding sequence ATGTCCCTCAAGATCCGTCTCGCCCGTGGTGGCGCCAAGAAGCGTCCTTACTACCGCATCGTCGTCGCCGACTCGCGCTCGCCGCGTGATGGCCGCTTCATCGAGAAGATCGGCACCTTCGATCCGCTGAAGCCGAAGGACGCCGCCGACCGCTTCACCCTCGATGTCGAGAAGGCCAAGGCCTGGCTCGCCAAGGGCGCGCAGCCGACCGACCGCGTCGCCCGTTTCCTCGATGGCCTCGACATCAAGAAGCGCGAAGTCCGCAACAATCCGGAGAAGGCCGTGCCCGGCAAGAAGGCGCAGGAGCGCGCCGCCGCTGCCGCCAAGGCCGCCGAGGCTGCTGCTGCCCCGACCGAGTGA
- the leuC gene encoding 3-isopropylmalate dehydratase large subunit, protein MSTSAPRTLYDKIFDDHVVDRQPDGTCLLYIDRHLVHEVTSPQAFEGLRANGRKVHAPSKTLAVVDHNVPTTDRQGGIHEPESRLQVETLAANARDFGVEYFNELDSRQGIVHVVGPEQGFTLPGTTIVCGDSHTSTHGAFGALAHGIGTSEVEHVLATQTLIQKKSKNMHVIVDGRLPDGVTAKDVTLAIIGATGTAGGTGYVIEYAGEVFRNLSMEGRMTVCNMAIEGGARAGMVAPDDTTYAYVKGRPRAPKGADWDAARRYWDSLRSDEGAHFDHVVRLDGSALPPIVSWGTSPEDVISVEGRVPDPELIADEDRRQAKKRALAYMGLSAGTRITDIALDRVFIGSCTNARIEDLRAAAAIVSGHSVHANVNAMVVPGSGLVKLQAEAEGLDRVFLAAGFEWREPGCSMCLAMNPDKLGPEERCASTSNRNFEGRQGHKGRTHLVSPAMAAAAAIAGHFVDVRTWPRAS, encoded by the coding sequence ATGAGCACGTCCGCTCCCCGTACCCTGTATGACAAGATCTTCGACGACCACGTCGTCGACCGTCAGCCCGACGGTACCTGCCTGCTCTATATCGACCGCCATCTCGTGCACGAGGTGACGAGCCCGCAGGCGTTCGAGGGCCTGCGTGCCAATGGCCGCAAGGTGCATGCCCCGAGCAAGACGCTGGCCGTCGTCGACCACAATGTGCCGACCACCGACCGCCAAGGCGGCATCCACGAGCCGGAGAGCCGCCTCCAGGTCGAGACGCTCGCCGCCAATGCGCGCGATTTCGGTGTCGAATATTTCAACGAGCTCGACAGCCGGCAGGGCATTGTCCACGTCGTCGGGCCGGAGCAGGGTTTCACCCTGCCGGGCACCACCATCGTGTGCGGCGACAGCCACACCTCGACCCACGGCGCCTTCGGCGCGCTGGCCCATGGCATCGGCACTTCGGAAGTGGAGCATGTGCTCGCCACCCAGACGCTGATCCAGAAGAAGAGCAAGAACATGCATGTCATCGTCGACGGCAGATTGCCGGACGGCGTGACGGCGAAGGACGTGACGCTCGCCATCATCGGTGCCACCGGCACCGCCGGCGGCACCGGCTACGTGATCGAATATGCCGGCGAGGTGTTCCGCAACCTCAGCATGGAAGGCCGCATGACGGTCTGCAACATGGCGATCGAGGGCGGCGCCCGCGCCGGCATGGTGGCGCCGGACGACACCACCTACGCCTATGTGAAGGGTCGCCCGCGCGCACCGAAGGGCGCGGACTGGGATGCGGCGCGCCGCTATTGGGATTCGCTGCGCTCCGACGAGGGCGCCCATTTCGATCATGTGGTGCGGCTCGACGGCAGCGCCCTGCCGCCGATCGTGAGCTGGGGCACCAGCCCGGAGGACGTTATCTCGGTCGAAGGCCGGGTGCCGGATCCGGAGCTGATCGCGGACGAGGACCGGCGCCAGGCGAAGAAGCGGGCGCTGGCCTATATGGGGCTTTCCGCCGGCACCCGGATCACCGACATCGCGCTCGACCGGGTGTTCATCGGCTCGTGCACCAATGCGCGCATCGAGGATCTGCGGGCGGCTGCGGCGATCGTTAGCGGCCACAGCGTCCACGCCAATGTGAATGCCATGGTGGTGCCTGGCTCGGGTTTGGTGAAGCTGCAGGCGGAGGCCGAAGGGCTCGACCGTGTGTTCCTGGCGGCGGGCTTCGAGTGGCGCGAGCCGGGCTGCTCGATGTGCCTCGCCATGAACCCCGACAAGCTCGGCCCGGAGGAGCGCTGCGCCTCCACCTCGAACCGCAATTTCGAGGGTCGGCAAGGCCACAAGGGCCGCACCCATCTGGTCTCGCCGGCCATGGCCGCGGCCGCGGCGATCGCCGGTCACTTCGTCGACGTCCGCACCTGGCCCCGCGCCAGCTGA
- a CDS encoding metallopeptidase family protein translates to MPDEIGALRRMKAPTLAEMEVMAEAAYARLPERFRAMCGNVVVQVDDFPTEEVMERMEAESEFDLLGLFHGVGLAQGYGTQTFAMPNMIFLYRRPILDYWAEHDETLGKIVTHVLIHEIGHHFGLSDDDMERIEAQAG, encoded by the coding sequence ATGCCAGACGAAATCGGCGCGTTGCGCCGCATGAAAGCCCCGACCCTGGCCGAAATGGAGGTCATGGCCGAAGCCGCCTATGCGCGCCTGCCCGAGCGCTTTCGCGCCATGTGCGGCAATGTCGTGGTGCAGGTGGATGATTTCCCCACCGAAGAGGTGATGGAGCGCATGGAGGCGGAGAGCGAGTTCGACCTGCTCGGCCTGTTCCACGGCGTCGGGCTGGCGCAAGGCTACGGCACCCAGACCTTCGCCATGCCCAACATGATTTTCCTCTATCGCCGGCCGATCCTCGATTACTGGGCGGAGCACGACGAGACGCTCGGCAAGATCGTCACCCATGTGCTGATCCACGAGATCGGCCACCATTTCGGCCTCTCCGATGACGATATGGAGCGGATCGAGGCGCAGGCCGGATAG
- a CDS encoding RidA family protein, with protein MGERRLISTGSPFEKAAGYSRAVVDGDYVFVAGTTGYDYATMRMPDAVEEQAHNAFRTIIAVLEEAGTSLAHVVRANYVITDPAYAEQLFPIFGAYFGEIRPASMLIVAGLLKPEMKIEIEVTARIRR; from the coding sequence ATGGGTGAGCGTCGGCTGATATCGACCGGCTCGCCTTTCGAGAAGGCCGCCGGCTATTCGCGGGCGGTGGTGGACGGCGACTATGTGTTCGTCGCCGGCACCACCGGGTATGACTACGCCACCATGCGCATGCCCGACGCCGTCGAGGAGCAGGCGCACAATGCGTTCCGCACCATCATTGCCGTGCTGGAGGAGGCCGGCACCTCGCTCGCCCATGTGGTGCGGGCCAACTACGTGATCACCGACCCCGCCTATGCCGAACAACTGTTCCCGATCTTCGGCGCCTATTTCGGCGAGATCCGCCCGGCCTCGATGCTGATCGTCGCCGGCCTGCTCAAGCCGGAGATGAAGATCGAGATCGAGGTGACGGCGCGGATTCGCCGCTGA
- a CDS encoding efflux RND transporter permease subunit, protein MNGFNLSDWALRHRSLVWYFMLIASVAGVLAYFNLGREEDPNFTIKTMLITATWPGASIEDTATQVTDRIEKKLEEITTLDYTKSQTSPGRTTIFLNLRDTTQGRAVTDTWLRVRNILSDIKGDLPAGVQGPFFNDDFGDVYGNIYAFTSDGLTQRQLRDYVEAARARILEVANVGKVNLVGAQDEIVYLEFSTQQMAALGLTQQTIINALSAQNAVSPSGTVEANGERVSVRTNGQFGSEKDLSKVNLWINGRFFRLSDVATISRGYVDPPTSLFRYNGQPAIGLAIGMKPAANLLKFGEALVEEMRQIEAELPIGVEVHQVSDQPHVVEEAVGGFTRALAEAIAIVLIVSFISLGMRAGLVVALSIPLVLAITFVAMQYFGISLQRISLGALIIALGLLVDDAMIAVEMMVSRLEVGDTLEKAATHVYSSTAFPMLTGTLVTVASFIPVGLNDSSAGEFTFTLFVVIAVSLVVSWIVAVVFTPLLGVALLPKSMKKHREEPGRFTRLFRSILYACVRFKWLTIAATLALFVGSLVGMGFVQQQFFPSSDRPEVIVDWTAPQNASITETRAQMDRFEAKLQGDDDITFWSSYVGEGAQRFVLSYDVQPASPNFGQVVIMTKGLEARDRVIKRLKAIGEQEFIGTDVFVHSLDIGPPVGRPIQYRVSGPDVAKVRAYAREVAGIVGANANTDRVTYDWNEPARVVKIDILQDKARQLGVTSQDVATVLNGVVGGSTATQIRDSIYLVSVVSRARSTERASIETLENLQIPAQNGRSFPLAAIATFHYELEQPILWRRNRIPTITVKAALTSSVQPATVVDQIKPELDAFIARLPPSYHVVTGGAVEESAKGQGPIAAVAPVMLIIMATLLMFQLQSFQRLFLVVAVAPLGLIGVVAALLPSGAPLGFVAILGVLALIGILIRNSVILVVQIEHLIQEGHAKWDAVLEATEHRMRPIMLTAAAASLALIPISREVFWGPMAYAMMGGIIVGTVLTLLFLPALYVAWFRISETEHAAIADEATAPGRPDEVVPA, encoded by the coding sequence ATGAACGGCTTCAACCTGTCGGATTGGGCGCTGCGCCACCGTTCGCTCGTCTGGTACTTCATGCTCATAGCATCGGTCGCCGGCGTCCTCGCCTATTTCAATCTCGGCCGTGAAGAGGATCCCAACTTCACGATCAAGACGATGCTCATCACCGCCACCTGGCCCGGCGCGTCGATCGAGGACACGGCCACGCAGGTCACCGACCGGATCGAGAAGAAGCTCGAGGAGATCACCACCCTCGACTACACCAAGAGCCAGACATCGCCAGGCCGGACCACGATCTTCCTGAACCTGCGCGACACCACGCAGGGGCGTGCCGTCACCGACACCTGGCTGCGGGTGCGCAACATTCTTTCCGATATCAAGGGCGACCTGCCCGCGGGCGTGCAGGGCCCGTTCTTCAATGATGATTTCGGTGATGTCTACGGCAACATCTACGCCTTCACGTCGGATGGCCTCACCCAGCGCCAGCTACGCGATTATGTCGAAGCCGCAAGGGCCAGGATCCTTGAGGTGGCGAATGTCGGCAAGGTCAACCTGGTCGGCGCGCAAGACGAGATCGTCTATCTCGAATTCTCCACCCAGCAGATGGCGGCGCTCGGCCTCACGCAGCAGACCATCATCAACGCGCTGAGCGCGCAGAACGCGGTCTCGCCGTCCGGCACGGTCGAGGCCAACGGCGAGCGGGTTTCAGTCCGCACCAACGGGCAGTTCGGGTCGGAGAAAGACCTGAGCAAGGTCAATCTCTGGATCAATGGCCGTTTCTTCAGGCTATCGGACGTTGCGACCATAAGCCGAGGCTATGTCGACCCGCCGACGTCGCTGTTCCGCTACAACGGGCAGCCCGCCATCGGGCTCGCGATCGGCATGAAGCCCGCCGCCAACCTGCTCAAGTTCGGGGAGGCGTTGGTCGAGGAGATGCGCCAGATCGAGGCTGAGCTTCCCATCGGCGTCGAGGTCCACCAGGTCTCGGACCAGCCGCACGTGGTCGAAGAGGCGGTCGGCGGCTTCACCCGGGCGCTCGCCGAGGCGATAGCGATTGTCCTCATCGTGTCGTTCATCAGCCTCGGCATGCGCGCCGGCCTCGTCGTCGCCCTGTCGATCCCGCTGGTGCTCGCCATCACCTTCGTGGCGATGCAGTATTTCGGCATCTCACTCCAGCGCATCTCGCTCGGCGCGCTCATCATCGCGCTCGGCCTGCTCGTCGATGACGCCATGATCGCAGTGGAGATGATGGTCTCCCGCCTCGAAGTCGGCGACACGCTCGAGAAAGCGGCGACCCACGTCTATTCCTCCACCGCCTTTCCCATGCTCACCGGCACGCTTGTCACGGTCGCGAGCTTCATTCCCGTCGGCCTCAATGACAGCAGCGCCGGCGAATTCACCTTCACGCTTTTTGTCGTCATCGCCGTTTCGCTGGTCGTGTCATGGATCGTCGCGGTGGTCTTCACGCCGCTTCTCGGCGTAGCCTTGCTGCCAAAATCCATGAAGAAGCATCGCGAAGAACCCGGGCGGTTCACGCGTCTCTTCCGGTCCATCCTGTACGCCTGCGTCCGCTTCAAATGGCTGACGATCGCGGCCACGCTCGCCCTTTTCGTCGGCTCGCTTGTCGGCATGGGATTCGTGCAGCAGCAGTTCTTCCCGTCGTCCGACCGGCCGGAGGTGATCGTCGACTGGACGGCGCCGCAGAACGCCTCGATCACCGAGACCCGAGCGCAGATGGACCGCTTCGAAGCGAAGCTGCAGGGCGATGACGACATCACCTTCTGGTCGTCCTATGTCGGCGAAGGCGCCCAGCGCTTCGTGCTGTCCTACGACGTGCAGCCGGCAAGCCCCAATTTCGGGCAGGTCGTCATCATGACCAAGGGGCTTGAAGCGCGCGATCGCGTCATCAAGCGCCTGAAGGCGATTGGCGAGCAGGAGTTCATCGGCACCGACGTCTTTGTTCACTCGCTCGACATCGGGCCGCCGGTCGGCCGCCCGATCCAGTACCGGGTCAGCGGTCCCGATGTCGCAAAGGTCCGCGCTTATGCCCGGGAGGTCGCCGGCATTGTCGGTGCCAATGCGAACACCGATCGCGTCACCTATGACTGGAACGAACCGGCCCGCGTGGTGAAGATCGACATACTGCAGGACAAGGCGCGTCAGCTCGGCGTCACCTCGCAGGACGTCGCGACGGTGCTGAACGGCGTCGTCGGCGGATCGACGGCGACGCAGATTCGGGACTCCATCTACCTCGTGAGCGTGGTCAGTCGCGCACGCTCGACCGAGCGCGCCTCGATCGAAACCCTGGAGAATCTTCAGATTCCGGCCCAGAACGGCCGGTCCTTTCCACTCGCCGCGATCGCGACGTTCCACTATGAGCTGGAGCAGCCCATCCTGTGGCGGCGCAATCGGATCCCGACGATCACCGTCAAGGCGGCCCTGACCTCTTCGGTCCAGCCGGCAACCGTCGTTGACCAGATCAAGCCCGAGCTGGACGCGTTCATCGCCAGGCTGCCGCCTTCCTACCACGTCGTCACCGGCGGCGCGGTCGAGGAGAGCGCCAAGGGTCAGGGCCCGATTGCCGCGGTCGCGCCCGTCATGTTGATCATCATGGCCACGCTCCTGATGTTCCAGCTCCAGAGCTTCCAGCGTCTGTTCCTGGTGGTGGCGGTGGCGCCGCTCGGCCTGATCGGCGTCGTCGCAGCCCTGCTCCCCTCGGGCGCACCGCTGGGCTTCGTGGCGATCCTTGGCGTGCTGGCACTCATCGGCATCCTGATCCGCAACTCTGTCATCCTGGTCGTTCAGATCGAGCATCTGATCCAGGAAGGCCATGCGAAGTGGGATGCGGTCCTCGAGGCGACCGAACACCGGATGCGGCCGATCATGCTCACGGCCGCGGCGGCCTCGCTCGCGCTCATCCCGATCTCGCGCGAAGTATTCTGGGGACCGATGGCCTACGCCATGATGGGCGGGATCATCGTCGGTACGGTGCTGACGCTGCTATTCCTGCCGGCGCTCTACGTGGCGTGGTTCCGGATCAGCGAGACCGAACACGCGGCGATCGCCGACGAAGCGACGGCGCCCGGACGGCCCGATGAAGTGGTGCCGGCATGA